Proteins encoded within one genomic window of Bacillus sp. F19:
- a CDS encoding MFS transporter: MRKPINKQKAVLIILLSNIFIAFLGIGLIIPVMPSFMNIMHLSGSTMGYLVAVFAVAQLLMSPFAGRWVDRYGRKKIIIFGLFLFGVSELIFGVGTNVSVLYISRILGGISAAFIMPGVTAYVADITSVQERAKAMGYISAAISTGFIIGPGIGGFIAEYGVRLPFFFAAAIAFLACITSIFILKEPLTKEQLAEISANTKQTNFISDLKRSLNPLYFIAFIIVFVLAFGLSAYETVFSLFSDHKFGFTPKDLAAIITISSIFGVVVQIFMFGKMVDILGEKKMIQLCLIIGSILAVASTVVSSLLGVLVVTCFIFLAFDLLRPALTTFLSKAGGKEQGFVAGMNSTYTSLGNIVGPAMGGILFDVNIHYPYLFAAVIMIIGLGITVMWKENQLAESLAE, translated from the coding sequence ATGAGGAAACCAATTAATAAACAAAAAGCGGTATTAATTATCCTGCTAAGCAATATATTCATTGCATTTCTGGGAATTGGACTCATCATACCCGTTATGCCGTCTTTTATGAATATCATGCATTTATCAGGAAGTACGATGGGCTATCTTGTTGCCGTATTTGCGGTAGCTCAACTGCTTATGTCACCATTCGCAGGTCGTTGGGTTGACCGTTACGGCAGAAAGAAAATCATCATATTCGGTTTATTCCTTTTTGGTGTTTCAGAACTTATCTTTGGTGTAGGCACGAATGTATCGGTGCTTTATATATCAAGGATTCTAGGGGGTATAAGTGCCGCCTTTATTATGCCAGGTGTTACTGCATATGTTGCAGATATTACGTCAGTTCAGGAACGGGCAAAAGCGATGGGCTATATTTCGGCCGCAATTAGCACTGGCTTTATTATAGGACCTGGTATCGGTGGCTTTATTGCAGAATATGGTGTACGCTTGCCCTTCTTCTTTGCAGCAGCCATTGCTTTTTTAGCATGCATTACATCGATATTTATTTTAAAAGAGCCGCTAACAAAGGAACAGCTTGCAGAAATTTCTGCTAATACAAAGCAAACAAACTTTATAAGCGATTTAAAAAGATCACTTAATCCGCTTTACTTTATTGCATTTATCATTGTATTTGTACTTGCTTTCGGTTTATCAGCATATGAAACTGTTTTTAGCCTATTTTCTGATCATAAGTTCGGCTTTACGCCTAAGGACCTTGCAGCTATTATTACAATAAGCTCAATCTTTGGAGTTGTTGTGCAAATATTTATGTTTGGAAAAATGGTAGATATACTCGGTGAAAAGAAAATGATCCAATTATGTTTAATTATAGGTTCAATATTGGCAGTGGCGTCCACCGTTGTCTCTAGCCTTTTAGGAGTACTAGTGGTAACTTGCTTCATCTTCCTCGCATTTGACTTGCTTCGTCCGGCATTGACGACATTTTTATCGAAAGCTGGCGGTAAAGAACAAGGATTTGTTGCAGGAATGAACTCAACATATACAAGCTTAGGTAATATCGTCGGGCCAGCCATGGGCGGAATACTTTTTGACGTAAACATCCACTATCCTTATCTTTTCGCAGCTGTCATTATGATCATTGGCCTTGGTATTACAGTCATGTGGAAAGAAAACCAATTGGCTGAAAGCTTAGCGGAATAA
- a CDS encoding TOMM precursor leader peptide-binding protein, with protein sequence MSAVVVVVGEGMLADHLCEELSAQYQVVRHIDFEAGVPEATDLVLVLHDAWNPSVHQKAEEVLRPTGIPWLRGFVSFGEGVVGPLIRPDTQGCSQCADMRHLMAGRDRKEMWEIGQRLAAGDGIPRDAWASSTGLMQIAYLLGAEVQRILQGDMAYSEGRVFLMNLKTLKGSWHPFLPDPLCPVCSQLPDDSPDAARISLKPSPKMEGSYRCRSMDDLSKVLVKDYLDHRTGILNGKMYDLVPPFADVGVNLPLFTGDEGVAGRTHSYAVSELTAILEGLERSCGITPRGKRTVVYDSYRNLKDQALNPINVGVHAKDQYARPGFPFEQFNPDRPINWVWGYSFLQERPILVPELLAYYSLGCGHGFVYETSNGCALGGSLEEAIFYGILEVVERDSFLMTWYAELPLPRLDPYSANDKELQLMIDRVRAVGGYDLHIYNSTMEHGIPSVWAMAKNRKQKGVNIICAAGAHLDPVRAVKSTVHELAAMMLTLDEKLETDHEEFVRMLQDSSLVQKMDDHGMLYGLPQAQERLQFLLDDNRPLRSFDEEFKWKSTHADLTDDLQDILQKFRRLNLDVIVVDQSTSETKRNGLYCVKVLIPGMLPMTFGHHLTRVTGLERVLRVPMELGYTKQPLTLEQLNPHPHPFP encoded by the coding sequence GTGAGTGCAGTCGTAGTGGTTGTCGGAGAAGGAATGTTAGCTGACCACTTGTGTGAAGAATTATCAGCACAATACCAGGTAGTTCGACATATTGATTTCGAGGCAGGAGTACCTGAAGCGACTGATTTAGTTCTAGTGTTGCACGATGCCTGGAATCCTTCCGTTCATCAAAAAGCGGAAGAAGTGTTACGTCCAACCGGCATTCCTTGGCTGCGTGGATTCGTCTCATTTGGAGAAGGCGTTGTAGGACCGCTGATTCGCCCGGATACACAGGGGTGCTCCCAATGTGCGGACATGCGACATCTCATGGCAGGACGAGACCGTAAAGAGATGTGGGAAATTGGGCAGAGGCTGGCTGCGGGCGATGGAATACCGCGTGACGCGTGGGCATCCAGCACGGGGCTTATGCAGATCGCCTATCTGCTTGGGGCGGAGGTTCAGAGGATCTTGCAAGGGGATATGGCGTACTCAGAAGGACGGGTATTTTTAATGAATCTGAAAACATTAAAGGGTTCATGGCATCCTTTTCTGCCCGATCCGTTATGTCCGGTTTGCAGTCAATTACCTGATGATTCACCGGACGCAGCCCGAATTTCCCTAAAACCAAGTCCAAAAATGGAAGGCAGTTACCGCTGCCGTTCGATGGACGATCTAAGTAAAGTTCTAGTGAAAGACTATCTGGATCACCGGACGGGCATTTTGAATGGGAAAATGTATGACCTAGTACCGCCGTTTGCTGATGTAGGTGTGAATTTGCCGTTATTCACAGGGGATGAGGGAGTAGCTGGACGGACTCATTCATACGCAGTAAGTGAGTTAACTGCTATTTTGGAGGGCTTGGAGCGGTCCTGCGGTATAACGCCCCGTGGAAAGCGGACGGTGGTCTATGATAGTTACCGTAATCTGAAAGATCAAGCGCTCAATCCTATTAATGTAGGAGTGCACGCGAAGGATCAGTATGCCCGGCCTGGTTTTCCATTTGAACAGTTTAACCCTGATCGTCCGATAAATTGGGTATGGGGCTATTCGTTTTTGCAAGAGCGTCCAATTTTGGTTCCAGAGCTGCTTGCCTATTACAGCTTGGGGTGCGGACATGGATTTGTCTATGAAACTTCCAACGGATGCGCATTAGGAGGAAGTTTGGAGGAAGCCATTTTCTACGGTATTTTGGAAGTGGTGGAACGTGATTCGTTCCTGATGACTTGGTACGCAGAGCTGCCCCTCCCGCGTCTTGATCCTTATTCGGCTAATGATAAAGAATTGCAGTTAATGATCGACCGTGTGCGGGCAGTGGGGGGATATGATCTGCATATTTATAACTCGACGATGGAGCACGGAATTCCAAGCGTTTGGGCGATGGCAAAAAACAGGAAGCAAAAGGGAGTGAATATCATCTGTGCAGCCGGAGCTCATCTGGATCCAGTACGGGCGGTGAAAAGCACGGTTCACGAGTTGGCTGCCATGATGCTGACGCTTGATGAGAAATTAGAGACGGACCATGAGGAGTTTGTGCGAATGCTGCAAGATTCTTCCTTGGTGCAGAAGATGGATGATCATGGCATGCTGTACGGTTTGCCGCAAGCGCAGGAGCGCCTGCAGTTTTTGCTGGACGATAATCGTCCGTTGCGGTCGTTTGATGAGGAATTCAAGTGGAAATCGACTCATGCAGATCTGACCGATGACCTGCAGGACATTCTTCAGAAGTTTCGTCGATTGAACCTCGATGTGATTGTGGTGGATCAGTCAACATCGGAAACGAAACGAAACGGACTGTATTGCGTGAAAGTGCTGATTCCGGGGATGCTGCCAATGACATTCGGACATCACCTTACGAGAGTAACAGGGCTTGAGAGGGTGCTGAGGGTACCAATGGAACTTGGATATACCAAGCAGCCGCTCACACTTGAACAGCTCAATCCACATCCACATCCGTTTCCATAA
- the tenA gene encoding thiaminase II yields the protein MSFSAELRKEANQIFNAIFEHPFVKGIANGGLKKEQLIHYVKQDFEYLNSFIRIYGIAVAKCENREDMDMFNQQISFILKSEIHPHNNFCQVAGVPYEELQGYPLSPSSHHYIRHMLTVAHEGTLGEILAVLLPCPWTYWEIGKRILNEVNPDRSHPFYDWINFYGNRTDSITTKFCARIDEWAKEATEREKEKMKEHFLISCQLEYMFWDMAYKLEEWPVKMEAVK from the coding sequence ATGAGTTTTTCAGCAGAACTAAGAAAGGAAGCAAATCAAATCTTTAATGCGATTTTCGAACATCCTTTTGTCAAAGGAATTGCCAATGGAGGATTAAAAAAGGAGCAATTAATTCATTATGTTAAACAGGACTTTGAATATTTGAATTCCTTTATCAGAATCTATGGAATAGCGGTCGCGAAGTGTGAGAATCGTGAAGATATGGATATGTTTAATCAGCAAATTTCATTTATATTAAAAAGTGAAATCCATCCACATAATAACTTTTGTCAAGTAGCCGGTGTTCCATATGAGGAATTACAAGGATATCCGTTATCACCATCTTCACATCATTACATACGTCATATGCTTACAGTTGCTCACGAAGGAACATTAGGGGAAATTTTAGCTGTCTTATTACCATGTCCGTGGACGTATTGGGAGATTGGGAAAAGAATATTAAATGAAGTTAATCCAGATCGCTCTCATCCATTTTATGACTGGATAAATTTTTATGGTAATCGTACAGATTCGATCACAACTAAATTTTGTGCCCGTATAGATGAGTGGGCAAAGGAAGCAACAGAGAGAGAGAAAGAAAAGATGAAAGAACATTTCTTAATAAGCTGTCAGCTTGAATATATGTTTTGGGATATGGCCTATAAACTCGAAGAATGGCCTGTGAAAATGGAGGCAGTAAAGTGA
- a CDS encoding energy-coupling factor transporter transmembrane protein EcfT — MKTNHSFLSTLNPSCKLLSHFLIMFILMTISHPKVTFLIWFFAVLLGIFLGGWRITFLMKRLFPYLGFFILVFWMMAAFGEGQETIWKWAWFHITEESMNHGLTLALRMLGFVTYGLLFTSTTDLTLFIMSLIHQCKLSPKWAYGLLAGFRFIPLFQSELNQMKTAHKVRGYKQKNSWKAFMRYSLPLFTQGIRKSERIAIAMEARGFTGTRHRTYYQSTKIVTKDWVYLFSLLIVVLGILIFIE, encoded by the coding sequence ATGAAGACTAACCATTCATTCCTCTCTACTCTAAATCCTTCATGCAAATTACTTTCCCATTTTTTGATTATGTTTATATTGATGACAATTTCACATCCAAAAGTTACTTTTTTGATATGGTTTTTTGCGGTATTACTCGGGATTTTTTTAGGCGGATGGAGAATTACCTTCCTCATGAAAAGGCTTTTTCCTTATTTAGGTTTTTTTATTCTTGTATTTTGGATGATGGCGGCTTTTGGTGAAGGGCAAGAAACAATTTGGAAATGGGCCTGGTTCCATATCACCGAAGAGAGTATGAATCATGGCTTAACTTTAGCTTTACGTATGTTAGGGTTTGTAACGTATGGACTATTATTCACCTCTACAACAGACTTAACTTTGTTCATTATGAGTTTAATTCATCAATGTAAACTTTCACCTAAATGGGCGTATGGGCTATTAGCGGGGTTCCGCTTTATCCCATTATTCCAATCTGAACTAAACCAAATGAAGACTGCTCATAAAGTAAGAGGCTATAAGCAAAAAAATAGTTGGAAAGCTTTTATGAGGTACTCTTTACCACTGTTTACTCAAGGAATACGAAAATCAGAACGAATTGCTATAGCAATGGAAGCACGTGGATTTACGGGTACAAGACACCGAACCTATTATCAATCAACTAAAATAGTAACAAAAGACTGGGTCTATTTATTTTCTTTGTTAATAGTTGTACTGGGGATCCTTATTTTTATTGAATAA
- a CDS encoding universal stress protein, with amino-acid sequence MIYKRILVAIDGSEGSKQALQHANELAMNNGAELTLIHVKNETHLPLYGGVYPVSEAGTQIIQEEVERAEEVEIGKGEAIFRKAKDEISPDIKVTTALLDGDPAASICGYSEKNNIDLIVMGSRGLSRIKKWVLGMSAKKYYQRPHRQFLSLSKVKVLSAWT; translated from the coding sequence ATGATTTATAAGAGAATATTGGTAGCTATTGATGGTTCAGAGGGAAGTAAGCAAGCGTTACAGCATGCAAATGAGCTAGCAATGAACAATGGGGCAGAATTGACATTGATTCATGTTAAGAACGAGACCCATCTGCCACTTTATGGTGGAGTATACCCCGTAAGTGAAGCTGGCACTCAAATTATTCAGGAAGAGGTAGAAAGAGCTGAAGAAGTTGAGATAGGTAAAGGTGAAGCTATATTTAGAAAAGCTAAAGACGAAATATCTCCTGATATTAAGGTTACTACAGCTCTATTAGATGGTGACCCAGCAGCATCCATTTGCGGGTATTCAGAAAAGAACAACATTGACCTTATCGTTATGGGAAGCCGAGGACTAAGTAGAATAAAGAAGTGGGTCTTAGGCATGTCAGCCAAAAAGTATTATCAGAGGCCACACAGGCAGTTCTTATCACTAAGTAAGGTCAAGGTTTTATCAGCTTGGACGTGA
- a CDS encoding ECF transporter S component, with the protein MSWKMKEVVLAVILAVACGVIYLGWSTLWIPISAIVGPVGAGFMFGIWVIASPIVAYIIRKPGAALIAEVAAAAVELLTGSHFGLSALLIGVFQGIGSEIAFAIFRYKRYNLFTLMLSGALAAVGSMIYNLIANGFGYYTTEVFFVTLVIHVISGMILGGWLAKVVVDSLAKTGVLEQYEIMKEKRKRENLNGNVSGM; encoded by the coding sequence ATGAGCTGGAAGATGAAAGAAGTAGTTCTTGCTGTTATTCTAGCAGTGGCTTGTGGAGTTATTTATTTAGGATGGTCTACTCTTTGGATTCCGATTTCCGCTATTGTGGGGCCGGTGGGTGCAGGTTTTATGTTTGGGATTTGGGTGATTGCCAGTCCAATTGTAGCGTATATTATCAGAAAACCGGGTGCGGCCCTTATTGCAGAGGTTGCAGCGGCAGCAGTAGAGTTATTAACAGGAAGTCATTTTGGTCTATCAGCCCTTTTAATTGGTGTCTTTCAAGGTATTGGTTCAGAAATCGCATTCGCGATATTCAGATATAAACGCTACAACCTATTTACATTAATGCTATCTGGGGCTCTTGCAGCGGTTGGAAGCATGATCTATAACTTAATTGCCAACGGTTTTGGATATTACACGACAGAAGTATTTTTTGTTACGTTAGTAATTCATGTGATAAGCGGAATGATTCTCGGTGGTTGGTTAGCTAAAGTAGTCGTGGACTCACTCGCAAAAACAGGTGTTTTAGAACAATATGAAATTATGAAGGAAAAAAGGAAAAGGGAAAACTTAAATGGAAATGTTTCTGGGATGTAA
- a CDS encoding TetR/AcrR family transcriptional regulator gives MKSNEIKKAALKYFTIHGYEGASLSLISEEVGMKKQSIYAHFNGKDDLFLQVLRDAKETELSSKLQYLVDAKNPEKDLYGFLQLVINLFQQNEQLKFWLRMSFFPPAHLEKAIAREVIDIEEKVQTILERKFQDWINAKLIVGDAAIIPTFAFLGVVDSIMLELVYGNDEKRLKDKLAASWIVFWRGISHQ, from the coding sequence TTGAAAAGCAATGAAATTAAAAAGGCTGCTCTAAAATACTTCACAATTCACGGTTATGAAGGAGCATCTCTTTCTCTAATATCTGAAGAAGTCGGCATGAAAAAACAATCCATTTACGCCCATTTTAATGGTAAGGATGATCTTTTTCTGCAAGTTTTACGTGATGCGAAAGAGACGGAGCTGTCTTCAAAACTCCAATATTTAGTTGATGCAAAAAACCCAGAAAAAGATTTATACGGATTTCTACAATTGGTCATCAATCTTTTCCAACAAAATGAGCAGTTAAAGTTTTGGCTGCGTATGTCTTTTTTTCCGCCAGCCCATCTTGAAAAAGCAATTGCACGGGAAGTCATAGATATCGAGGAAAAGGTGCAGACGATACTGGAAAGAAAATTTCAGGATTGGATCAATGCTAAATTAATCGTCGGAGATGCAGCAATAATACCGACCTTTGCTTTCTTAGGAGTAGTCGATTCCATTATGCTAGAGCTTGTATACGGCAATGATGAGAAACGGCTGAAAGATAAATTAGCAGCCTCTTGGATAGTATTTTGGAGAGGTATTTCACATCAATGA
- a CDS encoding SagB family peptide dehydrogenase encodes MSLDTFLHNLHFDIDKASPTDWEVDWEDAPLPYKIYRGLPVFSLSLEVPLTLEEWEEPEQPNLRRISHFLWYVFGLTQFSQSAFSTADQAPELMQSYRRFVPSGGALYPNELYVYLKMEDLPAGVYHYDVAHHRLVLLREGNFDSYIAKALGNRCDVSACFGTVFVSTMFWKNFYKYNNFAYRLQGLDAGVLIGQLLEVAKRFGFASGVYFQYLDRAINHLLGLIEEKESVYAVIPLTVEPTSWFTNGSGRDELVSAAELCRELQAIQPNYYVRSQRIKTFPMLTKMNEASMLESAQSFRQIKARENVNVESQALSLPHMKRLSYDLASVCQKRFSPDMDFILGKVSQSQLATLLQEATSAYLYRNDLDEAHKKIEPRVSLYGCLYNVEGIPDGAYYYDCDDHALRQADPGDHRLHLQYGMPVGNVNLFQVPLCFHVAGNKDHLISELGYRGYRIQQMEAGMLVQRLLLVASALEMGGHPLLGFDAKLSDEIYKMDNQGKTSLIQIPIGPYRPRPWLQGSLQS; translated from the coding sequence ATGAGTCTCGATACATTTCTGCACAATCTGCATTTTGACATCGACAAGGCAAGCCCAACGGACTGGGAAGTGGATTGGGAAGATGCACCGCTTCCGTATAAGATTTACCGTGGCTTGCCTGTTTTTTCATTATCTCTGGAAGTACCGCTGACGCTTGAAGAATGGGAAGAACCAGAACAGCCTAACCTTCGGAGAATCAGTCACTTTCTCTGGTATGTATTCGGCCTTACTCAATTTTCCCAGTCAGCTTTTTCCACTGCAGATCAGGCACCGGAACTAATGCAGTCGTATCGGCGGTTTGTTCCTTCCGGCGGGGCGTTATATCCAAACGAATTGTATGTGTATCTGAAGATGGAGGATTTGCCTGCTGGTGTTTACCATTATGATGTGGCACACCATCGCTTGGTGCTGTTGAGAGAAGGCAATTTCGATTCATATATAGCCAAGGCTCTTGGTAATCGCTGTGATGTGTCTGCTTGTTTTGGTACCGTTTTTGTGTCGACAATGTTTTGGAAAAACTTCTATAAATACAATAACTTTGCCTACCGTCTGCAAGGGTTAGATGCCGGGGTGCTGATTGGACAGTTATTGGAAGTAGCAAAACGGTTTGGTTTTGCTTCGGGGGTGTACTTCCAATATCTGGATCGGGCGATCAACCATCTGCTTGGACTAATCGAAGAAAAAGAGAGTGTGTATGCAGTTATCCCGCTGACAGTGGAACCTACAAGCTGGTTTACTAATGGGAGCGGCAGAGATGAGCTTGTTTCTGCTGCTGAACTGTGTCGAGAGCTGCAAGCAATTCAACCTAATTACTACGTCCGATCACAGAGGATCAAAACGTTTCCGATGTTAACGAAGATGAATGAAGCGTCCATGCTAGAATCAGCCCAATCGTTTCGGCAAATAAAGGCGAGGGAGAATGTGAATGTTGAGAGTCAAGCGTTATCTCTCCCTCATATGAAGAGGTTATCGTACGATCTGGCTTCGGTATGTCAAAAGCGATTTTCACCGGACATGGATTTCATCTTAGGAAAGGTCAGTCAATCGCAGTTGGCAACTCTTCTGCAGGAAGCAACGTCCGCATACTTGTATCGAAATGATTTGGATGAAGCACATAAGAAAATCGAGCCGCGTGTCTCACTGTATGGCTGTTTGTATAATGTAGAAGGCATTCCGGACGGTGCTTATTATTATGATTGCGATGATCATGCGTTACGACAGGCAGATCCAGGTGATCATCGACTTCATTTACAATACGGAATGCCAGTAGGTAATGTAAATTTATTCCAAGTTCCACTCTGCTTTCATGTGGCAGGCAACAAAGATCACCTCATATCGGAACTGGGGTACAGAGGGTATCGTATCCAGCAAATGGAAGCGGGTATGCTCGTGCAACGATTATTGTTAGTGGCTTCAGCCCTCGAGATGGGAGGACATCCACTACTAGGATTTGATGCGAAATTGAGTGATGAAATATATAAGATGGATAATCAAGGAAAAACCAGCCTAATCCAAATCCCGATTGGTCCCTATCGACCTCGCCCTTGGTTACAGGGGAGTTTACAAAGCTAA
- a CDS encoding ATP-binding cassette domain-containing protein has translation MEMFLGCKDLSIRFYNRSEKILSCITLSINKGEKVLILGPSGSGKSTLISALAGIIPEHIEAEVSGEVFLRKDAGVMFQDPDSQFCMLHVGEEIAFSLENRSIPRNDMDKMISDLMDKVGLKIDKKTPIETLSGGMKQRLALACLLALEPEVLFFDEPTAQLDPAGRNEIFDLLNQISQKTNQTMVFVEHVLDGCIEWMDRVVIINESGCIIGDGKPKEILLNFNNQMKEAGIWRPKLFPEKWMEVVDNSSHPLSIKLSNIRDKKSILKTKEYKKEDIFISIENVEIGYRKKAIVRDINIRIHKGEWISIVGENGSGKSTFLKSLIRLEPIKKGKIHFQDTELKKWSDRELYEKAGFVFQNPELQFITDTVFEEIAFGGRQRNWPEELINTKTKQLMQEFGLESYHNAHPFTLSLGQKRRLSVATMLLFDQNLLLLDEPTFGQDEKTARELIKRLKERQEQGTTIVMVTHDMDLVDDFSDKVILFNKGRVTYQGTPYRLFSDQNLLCESALIPPLHYQLMHARKESNLL, from the coding sequence ATGGAAATGTTTCTGGGATGTAAGGATCTATCTATTCGCTTTTATAATCGTTCTGAAAAAATACTCAGTTGTATTACATTGTCAATAAATAAAGGGGAGAAAGTATTAATACTAGGGCCTAGCGGGAGTGGGAAATCTACTTTGATTTCCGCTCTTGCAGGTATTATCCCTGAGCATATTGAGGCAGAAGTAAGTGGTGAAGTATTCCTCAGGAAAGATGCCGGCGTTATGTTTCAAGATCCTGATTCTCAATTTTGTATGCTTCATGTGGGTGAAGAGATTGCTTTTAGTCTCGAAAACCGGTCTATTCCGCGAAACGATATGGACAAAATGATTTCTGACTTGATGGATAAAGTAGGGCTAAAGATAGATAAGAAAACACCAATTGAAACATTATCCGGTGGTATGAAACAAAGATTGGCATTAGCTTGTTTATTAGCATTAGAACCAGAAGTCTTGTTCTTTGATGAACCAACAGCCCAATTAGATCCTGCTGGCAGGAACGAGATATTTGATTTATTGAATCAAATTTCCCAAAAGACAAACCAAACGATGGTTTTTGTAGAACATGTATTAGACGGCTGCATTGAATGGATGGATAGGGTCGTTATCATAAATGAAAGTGGGTGTATTATCGGGGATGGAAAGCCAAAAGAGATTCTGCTGAACTTTAATAATCAAATGAAAGAAGCTGGTATTTGGCGGCCGAAATTATTTCCGGAAAAATGGATGGAAGTTGTTGATAATAGTTCACATCCGCTATCTATCAAACTTTCAAATATAAGAGATAAGAAGTCAATATTAAAAACCAAAGAATACAAAAAAGAGGATATTTTTATCAGCATCGAAAATGTTGAAATTGGTTATAGGAAGAAGGCAATAGTGAGAGACATTAATATAAGAATCCATAAAGGGGAATGGATTTCGATCGTCGGTGAAAATGGAAGCGGGAAAAGCACCTTCTTAAAAAGTCTTATACGCTTGGAGCCAATTAAAAAAGGGAAAATTCACTTTCAAGATACTGAACTGAAAAAATGGTCAGATCGAGAATTATATGAAAAAGCGGGCTTTGTTTTTCAAAATCCAGAACTTCAATTTATAACGGATACTGTATTTGAAGAAATTGCCTTTGGCGGCCGACAAAGAAATTGGCCTGAAGAGCTAATTAATACAAAAACAAAACAATTAATGCAGGAGTTTGGATTGGAATCTTATCACAATGCTCACCCTTTTACATTGAGTTTAGGACAAAAACGTCGGTTAAGTGTTGCGACTATGTTATTGTTTGATCAAAATTTATTATTACTTGACGAACCAACTTTCGGTCAGGATGAAAAGACAGCTAGAGAGCTTATTAAACGCCTAAAAGAGAGACAGGAACAGGGAACAACCATTGTCATGGTGACTCACGATATGGATTTAGTTGATGATTTTTCAGATAAAGTAATTCTCTTCAACAAGGGGAGAGTGACATATCAAGGGACACCTTATCGGTTGTTTTCTGATCAAAATCTTTTATGTGAAAGTGCGTTAATTCCGCCGCTCCATTATCAATTGATGCATGCACGAAAGGAGAGTAATTTATTATGA